Proteins encoded together in one Sulfitobacter pontiacus window:
- a CDS encoding DUF6524 family protein: MGFIIRWACAFVLLAATFNPTPYNYVTWAQRYGHMNLSIAVLLGLLLFIGYVIYLRATLRSIGGLGMLLVLALVGSSLWVLYDLGILRLDNRSFNLWLGLVALSFVLGIGLSWSIFRRAVSGQADVDDVET; encoded by the coding sequence ATGGGATTCATCATACGTTGGGCCTGCGCCTTTGTCTTGCTGGCCGCGACCTTTAACCCGACGCCCTATAACTATGTCACCTGGGCGCAGCGATACGGGCATATGAACCTGTCCATCGCGGTGCTGCTAGGGCTTTTGCTGTTCATCGGCTACGTGATCTATCTCCGCGCGACGCTACGCTCTATCGGCGGGCTGGGGATGCTGCTGGTGCTGGCGCTGGTGGGGTCAAGCCTTTGGGTGCTTTATGATCTGGGCATCCTAAGGCTGGACAACCGCAGCTTTAACCTCTGGCTCGGCCTTGTCGCGCTGAGCTTTGTGCTGGGCATCGGCCTCAGCTGGAGCATCTTTCGCAGGGCGGTATCCGGTCAGGCCGACGTGGACGATGTGGAAACCTGA
- the secG gene encoding preprotein translocase subunit SecG, with protein MENVVLIVHLILALGLIAVVLLQRSEGGGLGMGGGGGGGAVSGRSAATAMGKLTWVLAAAFIVTSITLTIIAAEKSAGSSVIDRLGGTPPALNQGDAPALPDADALLPPTPAENTPQVPTAD; from the coding sequence ATGGAAAATGTAGTCCTGATTGTCCATCTCATTCTGGCCCTTGGCCTGATTGCAGTCGTGTTGCTGCAACGGTCCGAAGGGGGCGGCCTTGGCATGGGCGGCGGCGGTGGCGGCGGGGCCGTTTCCGGTCGCTCGGCAGCCACAGCCATGGGCAAACTGACCTGGGTTCTGGCCGCGGCCTTTATCGTGACCTCGATCACGCTGACCATCATCGCGGCTGAAAAATCCGCCGGGTCTTCGGTTATCGATCGTCTGGGCGGCACGCCACCCGCGCTGAACCAGGGTGACGCACCAGCGCTGCCCGATGCCGACGCGCTGCTGCCACCGACACCTGCGGAAAATACACCGCAAGTGCCGACTGCGGATTAA